A stretch of Candidatus Palauibacter australiensis DNA encodes these proteins:
- a CDS encoding lamin tail domain-containing protein encodes MRCGTTQRPSVGRGRERLRRALAVTSLVTFLAAPVLAAVPRAPVVDPDSLLRITFLDVGQADAVLIQAPGGRTALIDAGGDDIVPLLRRFGVREIDLLVATHPHADHIGGMAGVIAALPVRFYMDNGEPHTTQTYRRLLAALDARPEIAYLEASPRTLTLGEVEIDVLPLLPRGTAGLNDRSVTLLVRFGEFRAFLSGDSEVRQLTHLMNREAVREVALLKAPHHGADNGFTREFLNAARPRVVVISVGRDNRYGHPGRAALRAYEASGAAVFRTDRHGHVSVRGRESGDYDVSFGGEVALRGTGDEPREVPVALPGPTGVPATPGDARLRLWVHADAPGNDHTNPNGEYAVIRNLESNDRPIGGWSLCDGANHCFRFPAGAVLAAGGQLVVHTGSGRADGTRYYMGRRQAVWNNSGDTATLYDDTGAIVVVFDY; translated from the coding sequence ATGCGCTGCGGGACCACACAAAGGCCGTCGGTAGGGCGGGGCCGGGAGCGGCTTCGCCGCGCACTGGCCGTCACCTCCCTTGTCACCTTCCTCGCCGCGCCTGTCCTCGCGGCGGTCCCGCGCGCCCCGGTCGTCGATCCCGATTCCCTTCTTCGGATCACCTTCCTCGATGTGGGACAGGCGGATGCCGTCCTCATCCAGGCGCCGGGCGGCCGAACCGCGCTCATCGACGCGGGGGGCGACGACATCGTCCCGCTACTGCGGCGGTTCGGCGTGCGCGAGATCGATCTGCTCGTCGCGACGCACCCCCACGCGGATCACATCGGTGGCATGGCCGGCGTCATCGCGGCGCTCCCGGTCCGCTTCTACATGGACAACGGGGAGCCGCACACGACGCAGACCTACCGGCGGCTGCTTGCCGCCCTCGACGCGCGTCCGGAGATCGCCTACCTGGAGGCCTCGCCGCGGACGCTCACGCTCGGCGAGGTCGAGATCGACGTGCTGCCGCTGCTCCCGCGGGGGACGGCGGGGCTCAACGACCGCTCCGTCACCCTGCTCGTGCGGTTCGGCGAGTTCCGCGCCTTCCTGAGCGGCGATTCGGAGGTACGGCAACTGACCCATCTGATGAATCGGGAGGCCGTCCGCGAGGTGGCGCTGCTCAAGGCCCCGCACCACGGCGCCGACAACGGGTTCACGCGGGAGTTTCTGAACGCCGCCCGCCCCCGGGTCGTCGTCATCTCGGTGGGCCGCGACAACCGCTACGGCCATCCGGGGCGCGCCGCCCTCCGAGCCTACGAGGCGTCGGGGGCCGCCGTGTTCCGCACGGATCGGCACGGCCACGTCTCCGTGCGGGGGCGCGAGAGCGGTGACTACGACGTCTCGTTCGGCGGGGAGGTCGCGTTGCGCGGGACGGGAGACGAGCCGCGCGAGGTGCCCGTGGCGCTTCCCGGGCCGACCGGCGTCCCCGCTACGCCGGGTGACGCGCGGCTCCGACTCTGGGTACACGCCGATGCGCCCGGCAACGATCACACGAACCCGAACGGCGAGTACGCCGTCATCCGGAACCTGGAGTCCAACGATCGACCGATCGGTGGCTGGTCGTTGTGCGATGGGGCCAACCATTGCTTCCGGTTTCCCGCCGGAGCGGTGCTGGCGGCTGGCGGACAACTCGTGGTCCACACCGGCTCCGGGCGCGCCGACGGCACACGCTACTACATGGGCCGGCGGCAGGCCGTGTGGAACAACAGCGGCGACACCGCGACCCTCTACGACGACACGGGGGCCATCGTCGTCGTGTTCGACTATTGA
- a CDS encoding DUF3006 domain-containing protein produces the protein MSRESEHRWVVDRVEGCIAVLIRDVDERAEDVPIETLPAGSREGAVLRVPEAEGRPHWGGAVLDEEARQTRLREAEDVLRRLRRRDPGGDIKL, from the coding sequence TTGAGTCGGGAATCGGAGCACCGCTGGGTCGTCGACCGCGTCGAGGGGTGCATCGCCGTGCTCATCCGAGACGTGGACGAGCGCGCCGAAGACGTGCCCATCGAGACGCTTCCCGCCGGGAGCCGCGAAGGCGCCGTGCTGCGCGTACCGGAGGCGGAGGGGCGGCCTCACTGGGGCGGGGCCGTACTCGACGAAGAGGCGCGCCAGACTCGACTGCGGGAGGCGGAAGACGTGCTCCGGCGCCTGAGACGCCGCGACCCCGGCGGTGACATCAAGCTCTAG